One Prunus dulcis chromosome 8, ALMONDv2, whole genome shotgun sequence DNA window includes the following coding sequences:
- the LOC117637302 gene encoding LOW QUALITY PROTEIN: transcription termination factor MTERF4, chloroplastic (The sequence of the model RefSeq protein was modified relative to this genomic sequence to represent the inferred CDS: deleted 1 base in 1 codon), translated as MISSLFRARKPITQIARIVPINPQVSQKLTPIPPSIQSHQNPCAQLPHSQNPSRVLHNCSFSTQSSKFPEYEMPSVTWGVVQGRKEKLVSRVIICDYLKSLGIVPDELESLELPSTVDVMRERVEFLQKLGLSSDDINEYPLMLGCSVRKNMIPVLAYLEKIGIPRSKLGEFVKNYPQVLHASVVVELVPVVKFLRGLDVEKQDIGYVLQKYPELLGYKLEGTMSTSVAYLVSIGVNPRDIGPMVTQYPYFLGMRVGTVIKPFVDLLVSLGLPKKILARMLEKRAYLLGYDLEETVKPNVDCLISFGIRREVLASVVAQYPQILGLPLKAKMSSQQYFFSLKHKIDPEGFARVIEKMPQIVSLHQHVIMKPVEFLLGRGIPSEDVAKMIVKCPQLIALRVELMKNSFYFFKSEMGRPLKELVEFPEYFTYSLESRIKPRYQRLQSKEIRCSLKWFLNCSDQRFEERLQGEYIETETPGPLFCMGGKLELPGNEMVSDEEDESDDEVLYRRTVSL; from the exons ATGATTAGCTCACTGTTCAGAGCAAGAAAACCCATAACCCAAATCGCCAGAATAGTTCCCATAAACCCACAAGTTTCACAGAAACTCACTCCAATCCCACCATCAATCCAATCTCACCAAAACCCATGTGCCCAACTGCCCCATAGCCAAAACCCTTCAAGGGTTTTACATAATTGTTCATTTTCAACCCAGTCCTCCAAGTTTCCAGAGTATGAGATGCCCTCTGTCACTTGGGGTGTGGTCCAAGGCCGCAAAGAGAAGCTTGTCTCAAGGGTTATAATATGTGATTATTTAAAGAGCTTGGGCATAGTTCCTGATGAGTTAGAAAGCTTAGAGCTACCCTCTACTGTTGACGTCATGAGGGAGAGAGTTGAGTTCCTTCAGAAGCTAGGATTGTCCAGCGATGACATTAATGAGTACCCCTTGATGCTCGGATGTAGTGTGAGAAAAAATATGATACCTGTGTTGGCTTACTTGGAGAAAATTGGGATTCCAAGGTCGAAACTTGGTGAGTTTGTTAAAAATTACCCGCAAGTATTGCATGCTAGTGTGGTTGTTGAGCTTGTGCCGGTTGTTAAGTTCCTTCGTGGGCTTGATGTGGAGAAGCAGGATATTGGCTATGTGTTGCAGAAGTATCCTGAGCTTCTCGGGTATAAACTTGAGGGGACAATGAGTACTTCAGTGGCATATCTTGTTAGCATTGGTGTTAATCCTAGGGATATAGGTCCGATGGTCACACAGTATCCTTACTTTTTGGGAATGAGAGTTGGGACTGTGATTAAGCCATTTGTTGATCTTTTGGTTTCCTTAGGCTTGCCAAAAAAGATTTTGGCTAGGATGTTGGAGAAGCGGGCATATTTACTTGGTTATGATCTTGAGGAGACTGTTAAACCAAATGTGGACTGTTTGATTAGTTTTGGGATCCGGAGGGAAGTGCTTGCTTCGGTTGTTGCTCAGTAC CCCCAAATTCTTGGGCTGCCTTTAAAGGCCAAAATGTCCTCACAGCAGTATTTCTTTAGTTTGAAGCATAAGATTGATCCTGAAGGATTTGCACGAGTGATAGAGAAGATGCCGCAGATTGTCAGCCTTCATCAACATGTGATAATGAAGCCAGTTGAGTTCCTTCTTGGACGGGGAATACCTTCTGAGGATGTTGCCAAGATGATTGTAAAGTGTCCCCAGTTAATTGCATTGCGTGTTGAGCTCATGAAGAATAGCTTTTACTTCTTTAAGAGTGAAATGGGTAGGCCACTGAAAGAGCTTGTGGAATTTCCGGAATACTTCACTTACAGCTTGGAATCCAGGATAAAACCTAGGTACCAGAGGTTGCAAAGCAAGGAGATCAGGTGTTCTTTGAAATGGTTCCTGAACTGTAGTGACCAGAGGTTTGAGGAGAGGTTGCAAGGGGAGTATATTGAAACAGAGACTCCAGGTCCATTATTTTGTATGGGTGGAAAGTTAGAGCTGCCTGGAAATGAAATGGTGTCAGATGAGGAAGATGAGAGTGATGACGAAGTACTTTACAGGCGCACTGTTTCACTGTAA